In Syntrophotaleaceae bacterium, a genomic segment contains:
- a CDS encoding phosphatidylserine decarboxylase — protein MLQPHQYIERTSGAVRNETLFGDRIIRLVYAPVRENAPLLFRALTGARSTRILALFNYDLTLGRRLLGNDRFLQECGVDLGECLDPPEQLDTARKVFERKIRYWDCRPLPEASGGVYSPADARVLTGCFCNQRQLFLKGKFFDLEELLGDRENWLEAFTDGEFAIFRLTPDKYHYNHVPVSGKVVDFYDIDGTFHSCNPSAIVHQVTPYSKNRRVVTVIDTDVPGGTGVGLVAMIEIVALMIGEIVQCYSEHRYDDPVPVSAGQFLRAGCPKSLYRPGSSTDVLIFQPNRVRIADDLLRNQVRCDVNSRFSSGFGRPLVETDVQVRSLIARSTCVTDADERR, from the coding sequence ATGCTGCAGCCGCATCAGTATATTGAACGGACCAGCGGCGCCGTGAGGAACGAAACCCTGTTCGGCGACCGCATCATCCGGCTGGTTTACGCCCCGGTGCGCGAAAATGCTCCTCTGCTCTTCAGGGCCCTGACCGGGGCACGGAGCACGCGAATTCTGGCCCTGTTCAATTACGACCTGACCCTCGGCCGGCGTCTGCTTGGTAACGACCGGTTTCTGCAGGAATGCGGGGTCGATCTCGGTGAATGTCTCGATCCCCCTGAGCAGCTCGACACGGCCCGCAAGGTTTTCGAACGGAAAATCCGCTACTGGGACTGCCGGCCCCTCCCGGAGGCATCGGGTGGGGTGTATTCGCCGGCTGACGCCCGGGTGCTGACCGGATGCTTCTGCAACCAGCGCCAGCTGTTTCTGAAGGGAAAATTCTTCGATCTCGAGGAACTCCTCGGTGATCGGGAGAACTGGCTGGAAGCATTTACCGACGGGGAATTCGCCATCTTTCGCCTGACGCCGGACAAGTACCATTACAATCATGTCCCGGTCAGCGGCAAGGTGGTCGATTTCTATGATATCGACGGCACTTTCCACAGCTGCAATCCTTCCGCCATTGTCCACCAGGTGACCCCCTATTCCAAGAACCGCCGGGTGGTCACGGTCATCGACACCGACGTGCCGGGAGGGACCGGAGTCGGCCTGGTGGCCATGATCGAAATCGTGGCGCTGATGATCGGTGAAATCGTCCAGTGCTACAGCGAACACCGCTACGACGATCCTGTGCCGGTGAGTGCAGGACAGTTTCTCCGCGCGGGATGCCCGAAAAGTCTGTATCGCCCCGGCAGCAGCACCGACGTTTTGATTTTCCAGCCGAACAGGGTGCGTATCGCAGATGATCTGCTGCGCAACCAGGTTCGTTGCGACGTCAACAGCAGGTTTTCCAGCGGTTTCGGACGCCCACTGGTGGAAACGGACGTACAGGTGAGGTCGCTGATCGCCAGAAGTACCTGCGTAACGGACGCAGATGAACGCAGATGA
- a CDS encoding prolipoprotein diacylglyceryl transferase yields MINVIFLLALALFCTILLAWGFRYLPDRQWQVWATVPSYNRHSETWQGTNLTWYGVLTATANLVAMGVVFCLLGSLGISPLAILALACLLLSGCVPAARWTARLVEGKNHTFTVGGAVFVGFLLAPWIALGMGRLLPGLGDHPLPVLPTLAALAIGYAFGEGIGRLACISYGCCYGKPLRGCGPRVRKIFRRCHFVFSGETKKIAYASGLEGEEVVPVQALTAVIYCLTGLVSAYLFLSGWYAAAFLLASLVTQLWRVFSETLRADFRGGRKLSAYQVMGLLLVPWSVWLAFHFSAVHALPDLAAGLSAFWHPAVLLVLQATWLVMFALFGRSEVTGAHLNFFIRHDRI; encoded by the coding sequence ATGATAAACGTGATCTTTCTGCTGGCCCTGGCCCTCTTCTGCACCATCCTGCTGGCCTGGGGGTTCCGTTACCTGCCGGACCGTCAGTGGCAGGTCTGGGCTACGGTGCCGAGCTACAACCGTCATTCGGAAACCTGGCAGGGGACCAACCTGACCTGGTACGGAGTCCTCACTGCTACGGCCAATCTGGTGGCGATGGGGGTTGTTTTCTGTCTGCTGGGAAGTCTCGGCATCTCCCCCCTCGCCATTCTGGCCCTGGCCTGCCTGCTGCTGTCCGGTTGTGTGCCCGCTGCCCGCTGGACGGCCCGCCTGGTCGAAGGCAAAAACCACACTTTTACCGTGGGCGGCGCCGTTTTCGTCGGCTTTCTCCTGGCCCCCTGGATTGCCCTCGGCATGGGCCGCTTGCTGCCGGGCCTTGGCGATCATCCCCTGCCGGTTCTGCCGACCCTGGCGGCATTGGCGATCGGTTATGCCTTCGGTGAAGGGATCGGGCGCCTCGCCTGCATCAGCTATGGGTGCTGCTATGGAAAACCGCTGCGGGGTTGCGGGCCGCGCGTAAGAAAAATTTTTCGTCGATGTCACTTCGTTTTTTCGGGGGAGACCAAAAAGATCGCCTATGCATCCGGTCTGGAAGGTGAGGAAGTGGTCCCCGTCCAGGCGCTGACAGCGGTGATTTACTGTCTGACCGGGCTGGTTAGCGCGTATCTGTTCCTTTCCGGGTGGTATGCCGCTGCCTTTTTGCTGGCCAGTCTTGTGACCCAGCTCTGGCGGGTGTTTTCAGAGACCCTGCGGGCGGACTTTCGGGGCGGTCGCAAGCTGTCGGCCTACCAGGTGATGGGGCTGCTGCTGGTGCCCTGGTCAGTCTGGCTGGCCTTCCACTTTTCCGCCGTCCATGCCCTGCCCGATCTGGCCGCGGGCCTTTCTGCCTTCTGGCATCCTGCCGTACTGTTGGTCCTGCAGGCCACCTGGCTGGTCATGTTCGCCCTATTCGGCCGCAGCGAAGTGACCGGTGCCCATCTCAATTTTTTCATAAGGCATGATCGCATCTGA
- a CDS encoding glycosyltransferase family 1 protein: MNLRLTIVSETYFPQINGVSRTLDKLVGHCLDQGDQVQLIVPHYDEPIGPSRPGEVRNELGGFCLPFYREIILPLVSPRNIRRRLQGFGSQLLHIATEGPLGWSALQAAANLGLPVISSYHTNFPQYLGQYRAGWMTPVAWKYLRWFHNSTLMTLCPTPSIRDMLEAKGFRNVDLWSRGVDSRLFHPRRRSPEFRRSLGFNDRDIVLVYLGRLAVEKNIDMLLDAWRQLPEKAPIRLLVIGDGPQRERLERMAGDRAVFAGYRKGEDLANMLAVGDLLVFPSLTDTFGNVMLEAMACGLPVLGFDVSGPKDVLTDGRTGILVRKITAQALTRAIDELAKNPEFLGEMGHQARVFAENQNWSHIMEQIREHYLSFALCRTRCRERSAHADRHFA; this comes from the coding sequence ATGAACTTACGCCTGACAATTGTTTCAGAAACTTATTTCCCGCAGATAAACGGCGTTTCCCGGACTCTGGACAAGCTGGTTGGGCACTGTCTTGATCAGGGCGACCAGGTACAGCTGATCGTGCCGCACTACGATGAGCCGATCGGGCCATCGAGACCCGGGGAAGTGCGCAACGAACTGGGCGGGTTCTGTCTCCCTTTCTATCGAGAGATCATTCTGCCCCTGGTTTCTCCGCGAAATATCCGTCGCCGGCTGCAGGGCTTTGGCAGTCAGTTGCTGCATATCGCCACCGAAGGACCCCTCGGTTGGTCCGCGCTGCAGGCGGCCGCCAATCTCGGCCTTCCCGTAATAAGCTCCTATCACACCAACTTTCCACAGTATCTGGGCCAATACCGGGCCGGTTGGATGACTCCTGTCGCCTGGAAATATCTGCGCTGGTTTCACAATTCCACCCTGATGACCTTGTGCCCTACACCTTCCATCCGGGACATGCTCGAGGCGAAGGGGTTCCGCAATGTCGATCTCTGGAGCAGAGGGGTCGACAGCCGGCTGTTTCATCCGCGCCGGCGGAGCCCGGAATTTCGCCGTTCCCTGGGCTTCAACGATCGTGACATCGTGCTGGTCTATCTCGGCCGCCTGGCTGTGGAGAAAAACATCGACATGCTCCTGGACGCCTGGCGTCAGCTCCCCGAAAAGGCGCCCATTCGCCTGCTGGTGATTGGGGACGGGCCTCAGAGGGAGCGGCTGGAAAGGATGGCGGGAGACAGGGCGGTGTTCGCCGGTTACCGCAAGGGGGAAGATCTCGCCAACATGCTGGCAGTCGGTGATCTGCTGGTTTTCCCTTCCCTGACCGATACCTTCGGCAACGTCATGCTCGAGGCCATGGCCTGCGGTCTGCCCGTCCTCGGTTTTGACGTATCCGGACCAAAAGACGTCCTGACCGACGGCCGGACCGGCATCCTGGTTCGGAAAATTACCGCCCAGGCCCTGACACGGGCGATCGACGAATTGGCGAAAAATCCCGAATTCCTTGGCGAAATGGGCCACCAGGCGAGGGTCTTTGCCGAGAATCAGAATTGGTCCCACATTATGGAGCAGATCCGTGAGCATTACCTCTCTTTCGCCCTTTGTCGAACCCGATGCCGGGAACGATCCGCTCATGCTGACCGACATTTTGCATGA
- a CDS encoding phosphatase PAP2 family protein — MDNSCLLKQAPPGYVQRLTACEAVFIRQICLLRHYPWLTNLFKVISRMGDGPLWGAVGVFLLLFGQGRERLAVAAAAVVALLSITLFTCLKKLIRRPRPSELWKDISCLVQPPDRYSFPSGHTMTAFSMYGTFATLLPGSGWYFFPPALLIGVSRVFIGAHYPSDVVIGGVLGIVIGHSVALVTVFLVY, encoded by the coding sequence ATGGATAATTCCTGTCTGCTCAAGCAAGCTCCTCCAGGGTATGTTCAAAGATTGACCGCCTGTGAAGCCGTTTTTATCCGGCAGATATGCCTGCTGCGTCATTATCCCTGGCTGACCAATCTTTTCAAGGTGATCAGCCGGATGGGAGACGGGCCCCTTTGGGGAGCGGTGGGTGTGTTTCTGCTGCTCTTCGGCCAGGGTCGGGAGCGGTTGGCCGTGGCCGCCGCAGCGGTGGTGGCATTGCTGTCGATCACCCTCTTTACCTGCCTGAAAAAGCTGATTCGAAGGCCGCGGCCGAGCGAACTGTGGAAGGATATCTCCTGTCTGGTGCAGCCCCCCGATCGTTACTCCTTTCCCTCGGGTCATACCATGACGGCGTTTTCCATGTACGGCACCTTTGCCACACTCCTTCCCGGCTCCGGTTGGTATTTCTTCCCTCCGGCGCTGCTGATCGGGGTTTCGCGGGTATTTATCGGCGCCCATTACCCCAGCGACGTGGTTATCGGAGGGGTGCTGGGCATCGTCATCGGCCACTCGGTAGCCCTGGTAACGGTTTTCCTGGTCTACTGA
- a CDS encoding DUF5666 domain-containing protein yields MKRPQRITGCRFPAACLLFVLMAIVTIPAFAQNPYGKPDESWISISGTVEEVRSDAFTLNYGKGTILVEMDDGDRDADGYKLVAGDQVTVNGKIDDDFFERTTIEASSVFVVKLGTIFFASSADEEDYLTHNADPVVLTGITVQGTVTAVGREEFMINTGERRVTVEVDEMAFNPLDDEGYQKVEPGDFVRVNGYIDDDFLEGRELVAGSVIELRD; encoded by the coding sequence ATGAAGCGGCCACAAAGAATAACAGGTTGTCGGTTCCCGGCAGCCTGCCTGCTTTTCGTCCTGATGGCGATCGTCACAATCCCCGCCTTCGCGCAAAACCCCTATGGCAAACCGGATGAAAGCTGGATCAGTATCAGCGGAACAGTGGAGGAAGTCAGGTCCGATGCCTTCACTTTGAACTATGGCAAGGGGACGATTCTGGTGGAGATGGACGACGGTGACCGGGATGCCGACGGTTATAAACTGGTCGCGGGGGACCAGGTGACGGTCAACGGCAAGATCGACGATGATTTTTTCGAAAGGACCACCATAGAGGCCAGCAGCGTCTTTGTGGTCAAGCTCGGCACCATCTTTTTCGCCAGCAGCGCCGACGAGGAGGATTACCTGACCCACAACGCCGACCCCGTCGTCCTGACCGGCATAACAGTTCAGGGGACCGTCACCGCCGTGGGCCGGGAAGAGTTTATGATCAATACCGGCGAGCGGAGGGTCACCGTCGAGGTGGACGAGATGGCCTTCAATCCCCTGGATGACGAAGGTTATCAGAAAGTGGAACCGGGGGATTTCGTGCGGGTGAATGGCTATATCGATGACGATTTTCTGGAGGGGCGGGAACTGGTGGCCGGCTCGGTGATCGAACTCAGGGACTAG
- the serB gene encoding phosphoserine phosphatase SerB yields MNNKLVLITLIGPDRPGILAAVTGCIAATGACIRDIEQSVTHRLMLLSLLIDFSAQGSDQKPLIKDLLFLAKELGLELDFEVVEEEDYQALQSSRYGYVLTMLGNRVDAGPLYKVASLLADCGINIERINKLTRGHLRCVEFFLNVPHGTDIKGMTRQLLKAGGELRVDIAVQKENLYRRAKRLVVMDMDSTLIQIEVIDELARLAGVGERVAAITHRAMNGEIDFCQALRERVALLQGLPADTLEQVYREIPFTPGARNLVAILRRLGFKTAVISGGFDFFTDRLKAELGLDYAFANALEIVDGRVSGQVSGRIVDGLRKAELLEEIAANEGIALSQVIAIGDGANDLPMLGKAGLGIAFNAKARVREQADYHISQNSLDSILYLLGIAEWEMAELSA; encoded by the coding sequence ATGAACAACAAACTGGTTCTCATCACCCTGATCGGCCCTGACCGGCCGGGGATTCTCGCCGCAGTCACCGGCTGCATCGCCGCTACCGGCGCCTGCATTCGCGATATCGAACAGAGCGTGACCCACCGGCTGATGCTGCTGTCACTGCTGATCGATTTTTCCGCCCAGGGCAGCGATCAGAAACCGCTGATCAAGGACCTGCTTTTTCTGGCCAAGGAACTCGGCCTCGAACTCGATTTCGAGGTGGTCGAGGAAGAGGACTATCAGGCCTTGCAGTCCTCCCGTTACGGCTACGTGCTGACCATGCTCGGCAACCGGGTCGATGCCGGCCCCCTGTACAAAGTAGCCTCCCTGCTGGCGGATTGCGGGATCAACATCGAACGGATCAACAAGCTGACCCGAGGGCATCTGCGCTGCGTCGAGTTTTTTCTCAACGTGCCCCACGGTACCGACATCAAAGGGATGACCCGGCAGTTGCTGAAGGCCGGTGGGGAGCTGAGGGTCGATATCGCTGTCCAGAAGGAAAACCTCTACCGGCGCGCCAAGCGTCTGGTGGTGATGGATATGGATTCGACCCTGATCCAGATCGAGGTCATCGACGAATTGGCGCGACTGGCGGGTGTCGGCGAACGGGTGGCGGCCATCACCCACCGGGCCATGAACGGGGAGATCGATTTCTGCCAGGCTCTGCGGGAGCGGGTCGCCCTGCTGCAAGGCTTGCCGGCCGATACCCTGGAGCAGGTCTACCGGGAGATTCCTTTCACCCCCGGCGCCCGCAATCTGGTTGCGATCCTGCGCCGTCTCGGTTTCAAGACGGCGGTCATTTCCGGAGGATTCGATTTCTTCACCGATCGCCTCAAGGCCGAACTGGGTCTCGACTACGCCTTCGCCAACGCCCTGGAGATCGTCGATGGCCGGGTCAGCGGCCAGGTGTCTGGGCGCATCGTCGACGGTTTGCGCAAGGCTGAGCTGCTCGAGGAGATCGCTGCCAACGAAGGCATCGCCCTCAGTCAGGTGATCGCCATCGGCGACGGCGCCAACGATCTGCCGATGCTGGGCAAGGCGGGCCTGGGTATCGCCTTCAATGCCAAGGCCCGGGTGCGGGAACAGGCAGATTATCACATCAGCCAAAATAGTCTGGACTCGATCCTCTACCTGCTCGGTATTGCCGAGTGGGAGATGGCGGAGTTGTCGGCATGA
- the sfsA gene encoding DNA/RNA nuclease SfsA — protein sequence MKLPSPLIEGRLVRRYQRFLADVELSDGTLITAHTPNTGSMKQCAVPGHRVLLSRAENPLRKLAYTLELIQVNGHWVDTHTHRTNRVVEEALREGWIADLAGYRVTPEYRYNDSRLDFLLEKEEGRVLVEVKNVTLCDPPRTACFPDAVTTRGQKHLRELMTAVGKGFRAVIFFLVQRGEATAFSPADAIDPIYGRLLREASASGVEVLAYRSVVTPEENRVGKRLPVVL from the coding sequence ATGAAGTTGCCGTCGCCGCTGATCGAAGGCCGGCTGGTCCGGCGCTATCAGCGTTTTCTGGCCGATGTCGAACTGTCGGACGGCACCCTGATCACTGCCCATACCCCCAACACCGGCAGCATGAAACAGTGCGCCGTCCCAGGCCACCGGGTGCTCCTTTCCCGGGCCGAAAACCCCCTGCGCAAACTCGCCTATACCCTGGAGCTGATCCAGGTCAATGGTCACTGGGTCGATACCCATACCCATCGCACCAACCGGGTGGTGGAGGAGGCGCTGCGGGAAGGATGGATTGCCGATTTGGCTGGGTACCGGGTCACGCCCGAGTATCGTTATAACGACAGCCGGCTCGATTTTCTGCTCGAAAAGGAAGAGGGGCGTGTTCTGGTTGAAGTCAAGAACGTCACCCTCTGCGATCCCCCCCGAACCGCCTGTTTCCCCGACGCCGTCACCACCCGCGGGCAGAAGCACCTGCGGGAATTGATGACCGCCGTAGGGAAGGGTTTTCGGGCGGTAATCTTTTTTCTCGTGCAGCGGGGGGAAGCGACCGCCTTCTCCCCGGCCGACGCCATCGACCCAATCTACGGCCGGTTGCTCAGAGAGGCCTCTGCCTCAGGGGTGGAGGTGCTGGCCTACCGGAGCGTGGTCACCCCCGAGGAGAACCGGGTGGGGAAGCGGCTGCCGGTGGTGTTGTGA
- a CDS encoding nucleotidyltransferase, giving the protein MRAVGLITEYNPFHNGHLHHLRESKKIAGADVAVAVMSGHFLQRGEPALVDKWRRTAMALGAGVDLVLELPFAFACQSAPYFAKGAVQCLEALGGVDALCFGSEAGDLPSLQQAAAMIAGRQPELRQGTAARLRKGVSYPAARADLMAEWTGNSAADSLLGSPNNILGLEYLHVLTNIGSPIKPLTIRRLGPGYHDPEASGEIASATGIRRMLAEGRPVRAFLPEGSGALLQEAMAAGQVVDFDLLHRLVLNQIFRGRDALKNIYQVEQGLDRRLVDAAVESSGWEDLLDRLKVRQLTRTRIQRVLCYVLNDVSGQIMQECIEAGPRYLRLLGAGEQGRRFLAATREKRSLPILDNLSRVPAILKRFFGADTHFFRLASQMLELDLRATRNYTLMLRGWQGGNRNLDFFREVLSV; this is encoded by the coding sequence ATGCGCGCCGTCGGCCTGATCACCGAGTACAACCCTTTTCACAACGGCCATCTCCACCACCTTCGCGAGAGCAAAAAAATCGCCGGGGCAGACGTGGCCGTTGCAGTCATGAGCGGGCATTTTCTGCAGCGGGGGGAGCCGGCCCTGGTCGACAAATGGCGACGTACGGCCATGGCGCTGGGGGCGGGGGTTGATCTGGTGTTGGAGCTGCCTTTCGCCTTCGCCTGCCAGAGCGCGCCCTATTTCGCCAAGGGGGCGGTGCAGTGCCTGGAGGCCCTGGGGGGCGTCGATGCCCTCTGTTTCGGCAGCGAGGCCGGGGATCTGCCCTCATTGCAACAAGCCGCGGCAATGATCGCCGGGCGACAACCTGAGCTCAGGCAGGGCACGGCCGCCAGGCTGCGGAAAGGGGTGTCTTATCCCGCCGCCAGGGCCGACCTGATGGCCGAATGGACGGGCAATTCTGCCGCTGATTCCCTGCTCGGCTCGCCCAACAACATCCTCGGCCTGGAGTATCTGCACGTTTTGACGAACATCGGCAGCCCGATCAAGCCCCTGACCATCCGCAGACTGGGTCCCGGTTATCACGACCCCGAGGCGTCGGGTGAAATTGCCAGCGCCACGGGCATCCGCCGCATGCTGGCGGAGGGGCGGCCGGTCAGGGCTTTTCTTCCTGAGGGGAGCGGGGCTCTGCTGCAGGAGGCCATGGCGGCGGGGCAGGTTGTCGACTTCGATCTTTTGCATCGGCTGGTGCTCAACCAGATATTCCGCGGCCGCGATGCACTGAAAAACATCTATCAAGTGGAACAGGGCCTGGACCGAAGACTCGTCGATGCCGCCGTGGAAAGCAGCGGTTGGGAGGATCTGCTCGACCGCCTCAAGGTCCGGCAGTTGACCCGCACCCGGATTCAACGGGTCCTCTGCTATGTCCTCAACGATGTATCCGGGCAGATCATGCAGGAGTGCATCGAGGCGGGTCCGCGCTATCTTCGCCTGCTGGGTGCCGGCGAGCAGGGGCGGCGTTTTCTGGCGGCAACCCGCGAGAAGCGGAGTCTGCCGATTCTCGACAACCTTTCCCGGGTCCCGGCGATTCTGAAGAGGTTTTTCGGGGCTGACACACACTTTTTCAGGCTGGCCTCGCAAATGCTGGAACTCGATCTGCGGGCCACCAGAAACTATACATTGATGCTGCGCGGATGGCAGGGCGGCAACCGCAATCTCGATTTTTTCCGGGAAGTTCTATCTGTTTGA
- a CDS encoding TPM domain-containing protein, protein MAVCRLIALLLFLCTALPVWALEVPNPDGYVTDRAGMISSETEGQLEDFLRSFEASDSTQLVVLTMPALNGEVVEEYALRVAETWGVGQKEHDNGALLLVVRDDRQIRIEVGYGLEGRLTDLLAGRIIDDEITPRFRQGDFDGGISAGVQAMTEAVRGEYQGKPQRNGERKRSPFGLLFFLFFVGPTLLRLFLPHSRSRRGGLFGGYGGRGGGFGGGSFGGGGFSGGGGGFGGGGASGRW, encoded by the coding sequence ATGGCCGTTTGCCGACTCATTGCACTTCTGCTTTTTCTTTGCACCGCCCTGCCGGTTTGGGCTCTCGAGGTGCCCAACCCGGACGGTTATGTGACCGACCGTGCAGGAATGATCAGCTCCGAAACCGAGGGACAGCTTGAGGATTTCCTGCGCTCTTTTGAAGCAAGCGATTCCACCCAACTCGTCGTTCTGACCATGCCGGCCCTGAATGGCGAAGTTGTGGAGGAATATGCCCTGCGGGTGGCGGAAACCTGGGGCGTCGGGCAGAAGGAGCACGACAACGGCGCTCTGCTGCTGGTCGTCCGGGACGACCGTCAGATTCGGATCGAGGTCGGATATGGCCTCGAAGGGCGCCTGACCGATCTGCTGGCGGGACGGATCATCGACGACGAGATCACACCCCGGTTCCGTCAGGGCGATTTTGATGGCGGCATCAGCGCCGGTGTTCAGGCCATGACGGAAGCGGTTCGAGGGGAATATCAGGGAAAACCCCAACGGAATGGGGAGAGAAAACGAAGCCCCTTCGGCCTGCTGTTTTTCCTGTTCTTCGTCGGCCCGACCCTGCTACGGCTCTTCCTGCCCCACTCCCGCTCGCGGCGCGGCGGCCTTTTCGGCGGCTATGGCGGAAGAGGGGGCGGCTTCGGCGGCGGGAGCTTCGGCGGAGGCGGATTCAGCGGAGGAGGAGGCGGCTTCGGCGGCGGCGGGGCTTCGGGGCGTTGGTGA
- a CDS encoding LemA family protein produces the protein MRKQNLLVLSLLLMLLSALSGCGYNQIQENEEAVFSAWADVEATYQRRADLIPNLVETVKAYAAHEKETLQAVTEARSKIGQVQVDAAQLDDPAALARFQQAQESMSGALSRLLVVAEQYPDLKANQNFRDLQHQLEGTENRINVARQRYNQAVQTFNSSIRTFPGNLTNKFLLNLERKTPFKAQPGAEQAPQVQF, from the coding sequence ATGCGAAAACAAAATCTGTTGGTCCTTTCCCTGCTCCTCATGCTTCTGTCTGCCCTTTCCGGCTGCGGCTATAACCAGATTCAGGAAAACGAGGAGGCGGTTTTCTCCGCCTGGGCCGATGTCGAAGCCACCTATCAGCGTCGCGCCGACCTGATCCCCAATCTGGTGGAAACGGTCAAGGCCTACGCCGCCCACGAAAAGGAAACCCTGCAGGCGGTCACGGAAGCCCGGTCGAAAATCGGCCAGGTGCAGGTCGATGCCGCACAGCTCGACGATCCGGCCGCCCTCGCCCGCTTTCAGCAGGCCCAGGAATCGATGTCGGGTGCCCTGTCGCGACTGCTGGTGGTTGCCGAACAGTACCCGGATCTCAAGGCCAATCAGAATTTCCGGGATCTGCAGCACCAGCTGGAAGGTACGGAAAACCGCATCAACGTCGCCCGGCAGCGCTACAATCAGGCCGTGCAGACTTTCAACAGCTCGATTCGCACCTTTCCCGGCAACCTGACCAACAAGTTTCTTTTGAACCTGGAGCGCAAAACTCCCTTCAAGGCCCAGCCGGGTGCCGAGCAGGCCCCTCAGGTACAATTCTGA
- a CDS encoding FAD-dependent oxidoreductase has product MGKRLALVGGGHAHMTVMLRLAEYVERGHQVTLVSPSPYHYYSGMGPGMLGGFYRPQQVRFHIRKLVEKRGGVFVEDRVTRVLAPEHRLELASGRHLEYDVASFNTGSGVPMERVGALGDDAVPVKPIHNLSRIRRWILDQMRIRSLDLLVVGGGPAGVELAGNLWRLVRQAGGEARITLVAGRHLLNGFPEKARRMAMMSLSRREIRVIEGARAVEVSRGLAHLDDGSEIPYDRALVAVGVEPGSLFRESGLPVGEDGGLLVNDRLQSVSWPELFGGGDCISFQDRSLQKVGVYAVRQNPILFHNLLAALEGRNLTTFEPQKHFMLIFNLGDGKGLFIKNRWVWQGRLAFTLKDWIDRRFMGRFQRVGELTEADRN; this is encoded by the coding sequence ATGGGGAAGCGTCTGGCGCTGGTCGGAGGCGGCCATGCCCACATGACCGTCATGCTGCGCCTGGCTGAGTATGTTGAGCGGGGCCATCAGGTAACCCTGGTCAGTCCAAGCCCCTATCATTACTATTCCGGCATGGGCCCGGGCATGCTGGGAGGATTCTACCGTCCACAGCAGGTGCGGTTTCACATCCGAAAGCTGGTCGAAAAGCGTGGGGGGGTATTTGTCGAGGATCGGGTGACGAGGGTTCTGGCTCCCGAACACCGGCTGGAGCTCGCATCCGGAAGACATCTCGAGTACGACGTAGCCTCCTTCAACACCGGCAGCGGAGTTCCCATGGAAAGGGTCGGCGCTCTGGGGGATGACGCCGTTCCGGTCAAGCCGATTCACAATCTTTCCAGGATTCGCCGTTGGATTCTCGATCAGATGCGGATTCGCTCTCTCGATCTGCTGGTGGTGGGGGGCGGCCCCGCCGGAGTGGAACTGGCTGGCAACCTCTGGCGGCTGGTACGCCAGGCCGGAGGGGAGGCGCGGATTACTCTGGTGGCCGGACGTCACCTGCTGAACGGTTTTCCGGAAAAAGCCAGACGCATGGCCATGATGTCGCTGTCGAGACGGGAGATTCGGGTCATCGAAGGGGCGAGAGCCGTTGAGGTCAGCCGAGGCCTTGCCCATCTCGACGATGGCAGTGAAATCCCCTACGACAGGGCATTGGTGGCCGTGGGTGTCGAACCGGGGTCACTATTTCGAGAATCCGGGCTTCCCGTGGGGGAGGACGGCGGCCTCCTGGTGAACGACCGGCTGCAATCGGTCAGCTGGCCGGAGCTCTTCGGCGGCGGGGATTGCATCAGCTTCCAGGACCGCTCTCTGCAGAAGGTCGGGGTTTATGCGGTGCGGCAGAATCCGATACTTTTCCACAACCTGCTTGCAGCATTGGAAGGGCGTAACCTGACGACTTTCGAACCCCAGAAGCATTTTATGCTGATTTTCAATCTGGGTGACGGAAAGGGGCTCTTCATAAAAAATCGCTGGGTATGGCAGGGGCGTCTGGCTTTCACCTTGAAGGATTGGATCGACCGAAGGTTCATGGGCAGATTTCAAAGGGTTGGAGAATTGACCGAGGCCGACAGGAATTGA